The Streptomyces noursei ATCC 11455 sequence GCGGCAAGGGATCGCTGGAGGGTGCGGTCATCGCGGTGGCCGGAGCGGCCGGCCCGGCGGGCCGCGCCACCCTGCTGCGGCTGGCCGAGGCCGGCGCGGTGGTGGTCGGCTCGGACGCCAACCCCGAGCGGCTGGCCGAGGCCGTCGACGCGGCCCGCTACGCCCACGGCGGCGCCACGGTCATCGGCGAGACCGTCGACCTCCTCGACCTCGACCAGACCCGCGAATGGGCGGCCCGTACGGAGAAGGAATTCGGCCGGGTGGACGGCGTGGTCCACCTCGTCGGCGGCTGGCGCGGCTGCTCGACGTTCACCGAGACCGACCTGGCGGACTGGGACACCCTGCACAAGCTGCTGATCCGCACCGTCCAGCACACCTCCCTCGCCTTCAGCGAGGCGCTCGAACGCAGCGGCAACGGCCGCTACGTGCTGATCAGCGCGGCCGGCGCCAGCAAGCCCACCGCGGGCAACGCCGCCTACGCCGCGGCCAAGGCGGCCGCCGAGGCGTGGACCCTCGCCATGGCCGACGGCTTCCGCAAGGCGGGGGGCGAGGGCGGACCGCGCGCCGCGGCTGCCATCCTGATCGTGAAGGCGCTCGTCAACGACCAGATGCGCGCCGAGCGACCGAACGCCAAGTTCGCGGGCTTCACCGACGTCACGGAGCTGGCCGAGGCCATCGCCGGTGTCTGGGACCGGCCCGCCCAGGAAGTGAATGGACAGCGTCTGTGGCTGACCCCCAAGCCGTGAACCGGGCGAAGACCGACGCCCGGCAGCACCACGACCCGCAGATCCGCGGCTTCGCCAGCGACAACTACGCCGGTGCGCACCCCGAGGTGCTCGCCGCGCTCGCCCTCGCCAACGGCGGCCACCAGGTCGCCTACGGCGAGGACGACTACACCGAGCACCTCCAGCGCGTCTTCCGCAGCCACTTCGGACAGCGCGCCCAGGTGTTCCCGGTGTTCAACGGCACCGGCGCCAACGTCGTCGCGCTCCAGGCCGTCACCGACCGCTGGGGCGCGGTGATCGCCGCCGACACCGCGCACATCAACGTCGACGAGTGCGGTGCCCCGGAGCGGATCGGCGGCCTCAAGCTGCTCACCGTCCCCACTCCGGACGGCAAGCTCACCCCCGAGCTGATCGACCGCCAGGCGTGGGGCTGGGACGACGAGCACCGCGCCATGCCGCAGGTCGTCTCGATCGCCCAGAGCACCGAACTCGGCACCGTCTACACCCCGGACGAGGTCCGCGCCATCTGCGACCACGCCCACGAGCGCAACATGCTCGTCCACCTCGACGGCTCCCGGATAGCCAACGCCGCCGCCACCCTCGACGTCCCCATGCGCGCCTTCACCAACGCCGTGGGCGTCGACATCCTCTCCTTCGGCGGCACCAAGAACGGCGCGGTCTTCGGCGAGGCCGTCGTGGTCCTCAACCCGGACGCGGTCCGCGCCATGAAGCACCTGCGCAAGCTCTCCATGCAGCTGGCGTCCAAGATGCGCTTCGTCTCCGTCCAACTGGAGGCGCTGCTGGCCAAGGACCTCTGGCTCCGCAACGCCCGCCACGCCAACACCATGGCCCAGCGCCTGGCCGCCGGCGTCCGCGAGATCCCCGGCATCGAGATCCTCTACCCCGTCCAGTCCAACGGCGTCTTCGCCCGCCTCCCGCACGAGGTCAGCGAACGCCTCCAGAAGCGCTTCCGCTTCTACTTCTGGGACGAGCAGGACGGGGTGGTCCGCTGGATGTGCGCCTTCGACACGTCGGAGTCCGACGTGGACGCGTTCCTTTCGGCGATCCGCGAGGAAATGGGCCGATAAGGGCTTTTCCCTCACCCCTCACCCCACAGCCCCGTCCCCTCCCGTTGGTGGGTGGATTCCAGACCGTAGGGGTGCGCCTGGGTGGGTCCCTGCGGGTGCGTTGGCGGAGTACTGACGGCCGTCAGGGGACCACTGACCTCAGCCCTCATCCACCGTCTTCATGACCCTCAACGGGAGGGGGCGGGCCGGAGGGGGTGGTGTGCAGGACGTAAAGCGCAGCAGTCCTGCACACCGCCCCCGCAGGCCCGTCACCGCACCCGACAGCCCCGCGCAGCGGACAACGCAACAGACAACGGCCCAGCCCCGCGCAGCGGAACCGCAGGCGCACAAGGCGAACCCCCACGGCGGGACACCCGACAACGTGGGAAGCCAGTCCAATGCGCTGGACCGAGAGGTACCGTTTGCTGAACCGCCCGTCGGCATGCTCCAATGCCGGAGGAGGCCGTCGCCCGGCCTCGACTTTGGCAGATGTTCCCGAGAGCTCCGAGGTACGGCCCATGATCCGCACCCTGCACGTCGCCGACGAGGTGCGTGCCCTCGCGCCCGGTTTCGGCTATCTCGCCGTGGAGGCGCACGGCCTGACCAACGGACCCAGCGACGAGTTCAGTTCGGCGCTGCTGGACGAGGCCGCCCGGCGGCTCGTCGCGCGGCTCGACGGCCGGGCGCCGCAGGACGATCCGCACATCGCCGCCTGGCGCGCCGCTTACACCGCGTTCGGCTGCAAGCCCTCCCGTACGCGCAATTCCGCCGAGGCGCTCGCCAAGCGTGCCCTGGCCGACGGCGGGCTGCCGCGGATCAACCGGCTGGTCGACGTCTACAACGCGATCAGCGTCGCGCACCTGATCCCGGTCGGTGGTGAGGACCTGGACCGGATCCAGGGGGAGATGCGGCTCGTCCGGGCCGCCGGCGACGAGCCGTTCGCCACCGCCGCCGGCGGGGCGGAGGCGGTGGAGCACCCCGAGGCGGGCGAGGTGGTCTGGTGCGACGACGAGGGCGTGACCTGTCGGCGCTGGAACTGGCGGCAGGGTGTGCGCACCCGGCTCACCGAGGGGTCGGTCAACGCGCTCTTCCTGCTGGAGCGGATGGCGCCGATGACGTGGGACGAGCTGCGGACCGCGGGCACCGAGCTCGCCGAGGCGCTGGAGAAGGCGTGCC is a genomic window containing:
- a CDS encoding SDR family NAD(P)-dependent oxidoreductase encodes the protein MGTSTGGKGSLEGAVIAVAGAAGPAGRATLLRLAEAGAVVVGSDANPERLAEAVDAARYAHGGATVIGETVDLLDLDQTREWAARTEKEFGRVDGVVHLVGGWRGCSTFTETDLADWDTLHKLLIRTVQHTSLAFSEALERSGNGRYVLISAAGASKPTAGNAAYAAAKAAAEAWTLAMADGFRKAGGEGGPRAAAAILIVKALVNDQMRAERPNAKFAGFTDVTELAEAIAGVWDRPAQEVNGQRLWLTPKP
- a CDS encoding threonine aldolase family protein → MNRAKTDARQHHDPQIRGFASDNYAGAHPEVLAALALANGGHQVAYGEDDYTEHLQRVFRSHFGQRAQVFPVFNGTGANVVALQAVTDRWGAVIAADTAHINVDECGAPERIGGLKLLTVPTPDGKLTPELIDRQAWGWDDEHRAMPQVVSIAQSTELGTVYTPDEVRAICDHAHERNMLVHLDGSRIANAAATLDVPMRAFTNAVGVDILSFGGTKNGAVFGEAVVVLNPDAVRAMKHLRKLSMQLASKMRFVSVQLEALLAKDLWLRNARHANTMAQRLAAGVREIPGIEILYPVQSNGVFARLPHEVSERLQKRFRFYFWDEQDGVVRWMCAFDTSESDVDAFLSAIREEMGR
- a CDS encoding B3/B4 domain-containing protein; translated protein: MIRTLHVADEVRALAPGFGYLAVEAHGLTNGPSDEFSSALLDEAARRLVARLDGRAPQDDPHIAAWRAAYTAFGCKPSRTRNSAEALAKRALADGGLPRINRLVDVYNAISVAHLIPVGGEDLDRIQGEMRLVRAAGDEPFATAAGGAEAVEHPEAGEVVWCDDEGVTCRRWNWRQGVRTRLTEGSVNALFLLERMAPMTWDELRTAGTELAEALEKACPGARVEVGEVWAQES